The Vitis vinifera cultivar Pinot Noir 40024 chromosome 12, ASM3070453v1 genome has a segment encoding these proteins:
- the LOC100253218 gene encoding putative disease resistance RPP13-like protein 1, with protein sequence MAGAVVGGAFLSASLQVLFDRLASREVLSFIRGHNLSDELLKKMKRKLRVVHAVLNDAEMKQFTNPTVKEWLDELRVVVYEAEDLLDEIASEALRCKMEADSQTSTSQVRSFMSTWLNSPFGSQSIESRIEEIIDKLENVAEDKDDLGLKEGVGEKLPPGLPSTSLVDESCVYGRDCIKEEMIKLLLSDDTMDNQIIGVFSIAGMGGLGKTTLAQLLYNDDKVKDHFDLRAWVFVSEEFDLIRITRSILEEITASTFETNNLNQLQVKMKESIQMKKFLLVLDDIWTEDYNSWDRLRTSLVAGAKGSKIIITTRNANIAKVADAIYTHHLGELSYEDCWSLFTKLVFENRDSTASPQLEAIGKKIVEKCQGLPLAVKTIGSLLRSKAEPREWDDILNSEMWHLPNDGILSALKLSYCDLPLCLKRCFAYCSIFPTNYEFDKEKLILLWMAEGLLQESRSKKKMEEVGDMYFDELLSRSFFQKSSSNKSSFVMHHLINDLAQLVSGEFSVWLEDGKVQILSENARHLSYFQDEYDAYKRFDTLSEVRSLRTFLALQQRDFSQCHLSNKVLLHFLPQVRFLRVLSLFGYCIIDLPDSIGNLKHLRYLDLSCTAIQRLPDSVCCMYNLQTMILSGCSSLIELPAEMEKLINLRYLDVSGTKMTEMSSVGELKSLQSLTHFVVGQMNGSKVGELMKLSDIRGRLCISKLDNVRSGRDALKANLKDKRYLDELVLTWDNNNGAAIHDGDILENFQPHTNLKRLYINSFGGLRFPDWVGDPSFFNLMYLELRDCDHCTSLPPLGQLPSLKHLVIFGMHGVGRVGSEFYGNDSSSAKPFFKSLQTLIFESMEGWNEWLPCGEFPHLQELYIRYCPKLTGKLPKQLPSLKILEIVGCPELLVASLGIPTIRELKLLNCGKVLLREPAYGLIDLQMLEVEISYISQWTELPPGLQKLSITECNSLEYLLEERMLQTKACFLQDLAISHSSFSRPLRRFGLSSVLKSLKIIRSRKLEFFLPELLKGHQPFLERFCVEESTCNSVSLSFSLGNFPSLSHLEIRHLGGLESLSISISSGDPTSLKSFVIWGCPDLVYIELPAVSYACYSISSCEKLTTLTHTLLSMKRLSLKDCPELLFQREGLPSNLSELEIGNCSKLTGACENMESFPRDLLLPCTLTSLQLSDIPSLRSLDGEWLQQLTSLRALYIHGCPKLQFFREEGLKHLNSRSLEKLEIRSCPELQSLARASLQHPTALKRLKFRDSPKLQSSIELQHQRLVSLEELGISHYPRLQSLTEFYPQCLASLKEVGIWDCPELRSLTEAGLQHLTCLQKLWICSCTKLQYLTKERLPDSLSYLIVNKCPLLEPRCQFEKGQDWPYIAHIPHILIDYVLF encoded by the coding sequence ATGGCTGGGGCTGTAGTTGGAGGAGCATTTCTCTCGGCTTCTCTCCAAGTTCTTTTCGACAGGTTGGCTTCTCGCGAGGTCTTAAGCTTCATCCGGGGACACAACCTCAGTGATGAACTcctcaagaaaatgaagagaaaattgcgGGTTGTCCATGCAGTGCTGAATGATGCGGAGATGAAGCAATTTACAAATCCAACGGTTAAGGAGTGGCTGGACGAGCTCAGAGTTGTTGTCTATGAGGCCGAGGACCTGCTGGACGAGATAGCTTCTGAAGCTTTGCGATGCAAGATGGAAGCTGATTCCCAAACTAGCACAAGTCAGGTGCGTAGCTTTATGTCCACCTGGCTTAATTCTCCCTTTGGTAGTCAGAGTATAGAGTCCAGGATAGAGGAGATCATTGATAAACTAGAAAATGTTGCAGAAGACAAAGATGACCTTGGGTTGAAAGAAGGGGTTGGTGAGAAACTGCCACCAGGATTGCCATCAACTTCTTTGGTGGATGAATCTTGTGTCTATGGCAGGGATTGTATTAAGGAAGAGATGATTAAGCTGTTGTTATCTGATGATACAATGGACAATCAGATCATAGGTGTGTTCTCCATAGCGGGCATGGGTGGTCTTGGCAAGACCACCCTTGCTCAGCTGTTGTATAATGATGACAAAGTGAAGGACCACTTTGATTTGAGAGCATGGGTTTTTGTTTCAGAAGAATTTGATCTTATTAGGATAACAAGATCAATTCTTGAGGAGATCACTGCCTCCACTTTTGAGACAAATAACCTAAATCAGCTTCAAGTTAAAATGAAAGAGAGCATCCAGATGAAGAAGTTTCTACTTGTTCTTGATGACATTTGGACCGAAGATTACAATAGTTGGGATAGGTTGCGGACTTCACTCGTAGCCGGGGCAAAGGGAAGCAAGATCATTATAACCACTCGTAATGCAAATATTGCAAAAGTTGCTGATGCGATTTATACTCATCATTTAGGAGAATTATCCTACGAAGATTGTTGGTCATTATTTACAAAACTTGTGTTTGAAAATAGAGACTCGACTGCAAGTCCACAACTAGAAGCAATTGGCAAAAAGATTGTGGAGAAGTGCCAAGGGTTGCCTTTAGCTGTGAAAACAATTGGAAGTCTCTTACGCTCGAAGGCCGAACCAAGAGAATGGGATGATATATTAAACAGTGAAATGTGGCATTTGCCAAATGATGGAATTCTTTCTGCATTAAAATTGAGTTATTGTGATCTCCCTTTATGTTTGAAGCGATGTTTTGCTTATTGCTCAATTTTTCCCACAAACTATGAATTCGACAAGGAGAAACTGATTTTGTTATGGATGGCCGAAGGCTTGTTACAAGAATCAAGAAgtaagaagaaaatggaagaggTAGGTGATATGTATTTTGATGAATTGCTATCGagatcattttttcaaaaatcaagtaGCAATAAATCAAGCTTTGTCATGCATCACCTCATTAACGACTTGGCGCAACTCGTATCCGGAGAATTTTCTGTTTGGTTGGAGGATGGCAAGGTGCAAATACTCTCTGAGAATGCTCGTCATTTGTCATACTTTCAAGATGAATATGATGCATATAAGAGATTTGATACCCTTAGTGAAGTTCGAAGTCTACGGACATTTTTAGCACTGCAACAAAGGGATTTTTCGCAATGTCACTTAAGTAACAAGGTTTTGCTTCATTTCTTACCACAAGTTAGATTCTTAAGAGTATTGTCTTTGTTTGGTTATTGCATCATTGATTTGCCTGATTCAATTGGTAATTTGAAGCATTTACGTTATTTGGACCTTTCTTGCACAGCTATCCAAAGGTTGCCTGACTCTGTATGTTGTATGTACAATTTACAAACTATGATATTATCAGGATGTTCTTCTCTTATTGAATTGCCTGCAGAGATGGAGAAGTTAATTAACTTGCGGTATCTTGATGTCAGTGGTACTAAGATGACAGAAATGTCAAGTGTAGGTGAATTAAAAAGTCTGCAATCATTGACTCATTTTGTTGTGGGACAAATGAATGGTTCAAAGGTGGGAGAATTGATGAAGCTTTCAGATATTCGGGGAAGACTTTGCATTTCAAAGTTGGATAATGTTCGAAGTGGTAGGGATGCATTGAAGGCCAATTTGAAGGATAAGCGATACCTTGATGAGTTAGTGTTGACTTGGGATAACAACAATGGTGCTGCTATACATGATGGAGATATACTCGAGAATTTTCAGCCTCATACAAACCTAAAGAGACTTTACATCAATTCCTTTGGTGGTCTTAGATTTCCAGACTGGGTGGGAGATCCTTCTTTCTTCAATCTTATGTACCTTGAGCTCAGGGATTGTGACCATTGCACCTCACTGCCACCACTTGGGCAACTACCATCTCTTAAACATCTTGTCATCTTTGGGATGCATGGAGTAGGGAGGGTGGGTAGTGAGTTCTATGGGAATGATTCTTCCTCGGCTAAGCCCTTCTTCAAATCCCTTCAAACTCTAATATTTGAGAGTATGGAGGGGTGGAACGAATGGTTACCTTGTGGAGAATTCCCTCATCTCCAGGAGCTTTACATTCGGTACTGTCCCAAACTCACTGGAAAGTTACCAAAGCAACTTCCTTCCTTGAAAATACTTGAAATTGTTGGATGTCCAGAGTTGCTTGTGGCTTCGCTTGGAATTCCTACCATCCGTGAATTGAAGTTGCTCAATTGTGGTAAAGTGTTGTTAAGAGAGCCAGCTTATGGCCTCATTGATCTTCAAATGTTAGAAGTTGAAATTTCATACATCTCACAGTGGACTGAACTACCTCCGGGACTGCAAAAGCTCTCGATTACAGAGTGCAACTCACTTGAGTATCTGCTAGAGGAGAGAATGCTGCAAACCAAGGCTTGTTTTCTCCAAGATTTGGCAATATCACATTCTTCTTTTTCCAGACCCTTGCGCAGATTTGGCTTGTCCAGTGTGTTGAAGTCCCTAAAAATCATACGCTCTAGGAAACTAGAGTTTTTCTTACCTGAGTTGTTGAAAGGCCACCAACCATTCCTGGAACGATTCTGTGTTGAAGAGAGTACCTGTAACTCTGTCTCATTATCCTTCTCATTAGGAAACTTCCCGAGTTTGAGTCATCTGGAAATCAGGCATCTTGGAGGGCTTGAATCCCtctcaatttcaatttctagtGGGGATCCCACATCTCTTAAGTCCTTTGTCATCTGGGGCTGCCCTGATCTTGTGTATATTGAACTTCCTGCTGTCAGCTATGCATGCTATTCCATCTCCAGTTGTGAGAAGCTCACCACGCTGACACACACCCTTTTGTCCATGAAGAGACTGAGTTTAAAAGATTGCCCAGAATTGCTGTTTCAGAGAGAGGGTTTGCCCTCCAACCTCAGTGAACTTGAAATTGGGAACTGCAGCAAACTCACAGGTGCCTGTGAAAATATGGAGTCATTTCCAAGGGATTTACTGCTGCCCTGCACTCTTACTTCTCTTCAACTCTCAGACATTCCAAGTCTCAGGTCTCTGGATGGCGAGTGGCTTCAGCAACTTACCTCTCTCAGAGCTTTATACATCCACGGCTgcccaaaactccaattctttaGAGAAGAGGGGCTTAAGCATCTTAACTCTAGATCTCTTGAAAAATTAGAGATCAGAAGCTGCCCTGAGCTCCAATCCTTGGCCAGAGCGAGTCTTCAACACCCTACAGCTCTCAAAAGGCTAAAATTTAGGGACAGCCCTAAGCTCCAATCCTCAATAGAACTGCAGCATCAACGCCTGGTCTCACTTGAAGAATTAGGTATCAGCCACTACCCAAGGCTCCAATCCTTGACAGAATTTTATCCTCAGTGCCTGGCCTCTCTTAAAGAAGTAGGTATTTGGGACTGCCCTGAGCTTCGATCCTTGACGGAAGCAGGTCTTCAACACCTCACCTGTCTTCAGAAACTGTGGATCTGCAGCTGCACTAAGCTCCAATACTTGACAAAAGAGAGGCTGCCAGACTCCCTCTCTTATCTCATAGTCAATAAGTGTCCTTTGCTGGAACCTCGGTGCCAATTCGAGAAAGGCCAAGATTGGCCATACATAGCCCACATTCCACATATACTGATAGATTATGTGCTATTCTGA